The stretch of DNA ACTACGTGTATTCAAACAGGAAATCCTTCTTtgagatctatagatagataataaACATTTGTGTTGTGCATGGACATCTCAAAAGTAAATACCATCAGCATAAGATTTCAACCCATAGTAACTATTATTCCTCAACTCTTTTAGGAATGTTACCTAGAAAATGACCAAACAAGCTTGTTTCACACGGCCAAAGGCCTCATGACCTTACAGGCGCTCTATGGCACCATTCCACAGATATTTGGGAAAGGAGATTGTGCTCGGGTGAGTGTCCAAAGGGAAAGAATAACATCAAGTACGTTTTGTATTTCAAGAACTTCCCTTTATTTCACTGTGAACTTCTCCCATCATTTGTCAGCACGTTGCCAACATGATGCTGAGGATGAAGAGGGAGTTTGCCGGTACCCAGAATCAGATTTTGCCTGTGTTTGATACACTTCTCCTCCTGGATCGTAACGTGGACCTGCTCACACCCCTGGCTACCCAGCTTACCTATGAAGGACTCATTGATGAGATTTATGGCATCAACAATGGTCAATATCAACCCTCTTATAATCTACATGTGTGTGTATAGATCTAGTATATATTGGCTCAGTCATGGATTTTGGATTGTTTTACTCCATGAACAGTATGTCTAGTTGGTGAAGGAGGGATACTGCAGCATGTTGGGGATATTACCGTTGCAGATTCTGACCTTTTGGTCAACATTCACAAACTTTAGCtcactgcttgttttgtctactcttttttttttcttttaattttctgACCCACAGGTTATGTCAAGCTCCCACCAGAAAAGTTTTCTCAGAAGAAACAAGGTGAAGCTAGCAAAGATCTTCCCATAGAGTCCAAGAAACTACAGCTGAACTCCGCGGAGGAGCTTTATGGAGAAATCCGAGACAAAAATTTCAACGCTGTAGGAGCAGCCCTCAGCAAGAAGGCCAAAGTTATATCTGCTGCTTTtgaggttggttcttctttagCTTGAAGTTATTAATGTCAGtatttccttgattttttttttttttcttctgctgctgctgtagcacAATCGAAGCGAAACTCTTTGATCCAACAATGCCCTTTGCTTTTAATGAATGATTGAGATCACTTTCAGACATGCATGCTAATGAGATTATCTTACAGTTTAGCAAAGGCCTTTCCAGAAATCTATGAGCTGAGGGAGGTGATGGAAACAAGATGAAGATAAGATTCAGCACTATTTGTTGTaacagaaagtgaaagtatgcgAGCATAGAGCCAAACATTTATCAGATTACAACAAAAGCAACACTAAAAGATTTCATCTTAATCGCACAAGATGCCTTTTAATTTGGGATCGTTATCATgcaaaatgttaattttgtaaattcaaagatgggttgtttgtttgtttttttcccagtaTACACCACTCCAGTAACCAGACAGTCAgtggttcgaatcccactccTTTCCTGTCTCTACCGTTGTGTTTTAAGACaactggcagccatttttgtcaaaatgccCAATGACAGCTATGGCCACAGATGTAGCTTACCTCAATTGGTATGACTGTGCTGTGAATGAATGATGTTTCATCTACTCTTTGCATTCCCGCATATGAGAAACActttataatttaaatttttttctgttttacacAGTTGGTGAATGTAAATTGGTCACTTTAATgtgacttattattatttttttgttttccaggAACGCCATAACGCTAAAACAGTTGGAGAGATAAAGCAATTTGTATCTCAGCTGCCTCACATGCAGGCAGCGCGAAGCTCTTTGGCAAACCACACTTCTATTGCCGAGCTAATCAAAGACATCACAAGTGCGTTGATAACTCTCTGTTATGTATAATAGCTACCAGAGGTGTATTGTAATGACGTAATTGTACTTTGATACAAgacttcagtatttttttttttaatgatttgtactttacttgagtttttttttttaattcagcacttttacttttactctactaccttttaaaagtcaaaaaaaCTTTTAGtctgtttacttttatttttgccttCCCATTACtcattacaaattaaaatatgaatataattaaTCTGGAATGGGCATGTCTGAAAGCACgaaaagaacaacttccggTTTGCGTGCGATTGGAGATAACAGCTGGAATGGGATACCCAGGGCAGCAGAGATCAAAATGCTACCTCAGCAGTTACAGTTGATTAGGGTAATTGTACGTCTGCTTTTACCCGGACATGTCTTCTTTTCACCTCTTGTCCAAAGCATCTGGCCGGATTTTACAATCTCATCAAAATGTCTGGGTTCCACAGAATGCATCTCGGGAACACGTTATTTTAAaagaccgtaactctgctaatattttctCTACATAAGAAATTCCTGTTTCTGAAAGTGAAGGAGTGTTTTTTTACAGCCAATCACTTGATTCACTGTTTGCtcaggtgctttttttttttatcttatcaTGTCTTTTTCATTTAcctaaaaatgaaaagaagacAACAATTTAATGTACTTTTGATTAAGTACATTAAATGTGATCTGTTTTAAGACTTTTGCTCAAGTGATTTTTCTAATGGgtaactttcacttttaccaaAGTAATTTTTAGTTATTGTCCCCCACCAAaaagtggaagggggatatacgtttgagctccgtccttgcgtccgtccgtccgagtttaaggggacagctttttttcacccatctccatttgttctaagaaccccaaaaacatcgTATTTGAGGtctattttcccaaactcgccttttTTCCAGNNNNNNNNNNNNNNNNNNNNNNNNNNNNNNNNNNNNNNNNNNNNNNNNNNNNNNNNNNNNNNNNNNNNNNNNNNNNNNNNNNNNNNNNNNNNNNNNNNNNTCAGGTTACTGCTATGCACACGGATACAGTCAGCGGCTGTCTAAACATTAGCTTAAACCCTCCTCGAATACAGAGCAGATGGAAAAATATCTGTCTCCATACTCATCCTCATTACTTCCTTCCCTTCTCTACAGGTTTGATAGAAACACTGGATGTTTTTATTCCTTTCACAGCATGTGTGCGTCGGCTGTTAGGTAACCACATGTATCATAACCAAggttatataatgtattttatttttcttacctGTTTACAGGACCAAGCAAGTCAGGCCAGacatgaaaaaacaagaaacattATTCAAATGCAAATAGTGAAAACACCAACTGAACTACTTTAAAACATCTGGAAAAGCACTTAACGTAACTATTGGGAGAAACtgtgtaaaacatgtttaatggGGTCACAGTGACCGAGACCCATTATAAAAGAATTTAATCAGTCCACATTCACCGTCTGAGTCCTGGAACATTACCTTtatctcatttttaaaagcatgatGTCACAACAACTCCATAAGGTTTAAACAGGTTTTCATGAAGCTGTTCCAAAGCAGTTTTTTCAGCTTTGAAAGGAATCATCAAagacacattttatattttagctTTAGTGCTCACACATGTAACAAGTATTTATCACCCTATCCGACTCATGTGTGCACTATTGTGATGATCAGATGCTGTTTGGAGCTTAACATGTTGCATGTTTAGGTGTTTTCTTCAGGTTTCCATGGTTCTAATTTCTGAATGAATCTATTTATGTACTATACATTGAAATATAGCTTCAAGTCTACGTCGATTTCAAACACGTCCTGATGATCAAATAACATgtgcaccaaaataaaaaactgggtggtttaacaaaaatgtatattaattcTTCAAAAATATGTGTTAATATCCACCTCATTCTAAGAGCTGCTACTTTGTGATAATGGGTGAAAGGTCTTCAGTGATTATTAGTTTAATGAGCTTCTTTAATGGCAAACATCTGGTTTAACGCTTCATCTTTACAAACAAATAACTTCCTTTTCCggctgtcaaaaaaaaaaatctacaaacatATACTGTAGGTTCCTATTTACTGGTGAACTATTGCTTTTACAACATTGTTTAAAGAACTGCGATCTAGGGCTGGGTAATATATTGTGATTCAAGATACaatgtatcaagttttccatttcagcgatatagaaaatgacaatatcgcctgtatcgatataaatctatattttttttactttaaacaatcacacagtagaaatcacatcatacaaatatttaatattagtCATGGGGTACAGACTTCTTTACAATGTTTCCATATTTTTGAGATATATTTTCATaacttattttgtgttaaaacattatttttaggAGTCGTTTCTTTCGCgacttctcagaacatgtaaagcacagttagataaTCATTGAGTGCGTTCTAACATAGATCTTCAtctaaacaacacacacaaaataactcactcacacgtgctgtcagTCAGAGGAAAAAACGActaaagtgtcacatattgtgcagctgtttgttaagaAATGTGCACGTGTGgcattttcatcagcaaatttaacccagaattgtctttctggtcagactttactGAGATTAATATAGTATATTGCCATTTGAGATAAAATATCGAGATACAGGTTTTGTGAATAAGATTGATACACTGACACATTAATAACTATGTATAGTTAAAAGTGTGTGTTTCTAGAAAGGAAGATTTTAAAGGCTACAACAGCTAAACTGTTACAAAATTGGCTTGAACGAGTGTcagtgcatttttttaaatcattattatgaattattaattgAAATGAAAGGATTGTATGTATCTAACTAGTGTTTACACCTGTGTTAGATGCTGACTATGCTTCACCCACAAAGCGTATAATGACTTAGGCTACATGTATCTCCATAAGCTCTAGTAAAAGGCCTTAAAAGGATTGTGCAACAATTAAGAGCCATAGTAAACAAAGGCAACAAAGGACATTATAAACTGAGATGTTACGCATGGGCACAAATTAAAAGTTTATTGAGCTTTTGGCCAACAGTGCAAAGAGTGTTTGCCCAAGTAGATTTTAAAAGGAGTAAGGGCAAAGATAGGCAACTTTGGTCACAGTAGAGGACAAAGAAATGTACCGTAATCATttatccgagggccacattatcaacattaatgtcagtatTTACAATAATTACCAAACTGAGCATtgatacaggaaaaaacaaatggtttttagtgtttttgcctacccaaccctagcgCTCATTAGTGCTATTTCTTTTCAAAatcatgatataaatctcaatctTTTGAATTCAAACAATGTCTTaccagaaaaaatatttatggaTTAAAATTTCTGAACATTCATGAACaaccttttgtgtttttctcctataagggacagcacgtgtgagtgagttctgcagtgtgGCTTTTTTTAGGGGTTAGGACACAATAACAAATccttttctgagaaaagcagcaactctgaaaacaagtattttaatacaacataagctattaaaaaaatagattgatATGAATGATATTGTAATTTCTTTTAAAGCCGAAatggaaaactcgatatatcttgaatcccgatatattgcccagctctagttattctagtagttttttttttcaatttttgatgttattttgtgtgttttttgtcattttattctgtgtttttgttgttctgtatatTATGAGTAAggtttttctgcattttgtgttgcagttatttctatttatttgttgtttttgtagtcatctagTGTATTTCAGTTGTACTTTTGACTAATTctctgtcatcttgtgtgtttttggagtcggtCTTTGCGATTGGACttggggggctgcacaaaattggACCAAAGGCTAATAAGAACATAACCTCAGATCTTCTAGGTGTAAGGACATCCAGCCTCTGTAATCTAAGATAAGCACTTAAAACTTTCAGCACCCAACACTATCGCATGTTATTACTGCAAGTCCTGGCAAGCCCGAAGAAATCACACGCAAAGTGTGTCATGGTGGAAATTGACTGTTTTAATTAGACGGTGAAGGCTCATGGTGTTGATGTTCGCACTCAAGGCCAGTCCTGTGCGCAGCCTGCAGAGCTATAGTTAACCAGTGCAATGTGCCAGAACCAGACCCAAAACTAACAGATCCCAGGCTGCAGGGGCTTATGGGAGTGTTTACTTTGGAGGTTGGTTGGGACAACGTTAACTCTGCAGTTGTCCTTTTTTCTAACGGCTATAAAAAGATACCAAGACGCATCGGCCTCACTCAAACAGCGCGCACACACATTCTCCCATTGtagttaaaagaaaagaaaaaaaactcttgaaatatcaaaacatcttttttcaCTTCCACAAATAGTTCTTAAGAGCACTTAGACCATTCTTAATGATTTGTTTTCTATAGGTAATAGCAGATATTACAGATACTGCTACAAAAATATTATCTAATCAGGTCAAAAGCAAACATGTCTACATATTTCTATTTTAATGGTAAGATACATCCTCAAGACTTGGTAAATGCATTGTTGCCAAGGGTTGCTAATGGATGTTTGAGAGTGAGAAGAAGTATTTACTATTCCTTAAACTACCATGCATACCATCTAGGGCTGCAGTTTTAGATTAATCTAGCACTTTATCAATCAATTAatcagaatatatatatatattttttttttttttgggagcaatcaaaacaaataagGCATAACGAAAATTATGTGGCCATGAAATGATTAAGCATTTGgctttatttcttaaaaaaacagaGGTATTTATTGCTACTCCCATATTTGGCTCCAAAACTAAGCCCATTTATTGTAAAATAACCATTtagtgtttataagtgccagtgccaacaattaaataacaatacagttaaGTCAACTGACTGTAAAACTATGAATACAAACTTTTACTTAAAtagattaaataattataagtaAGAATCTGATCTTTTCAGCTGTAATATAacctaattttgtgcatttctgttgttgttttttgtaaacattgttttttttgttttgttttattttacattatttagtatattttatataaataccttatgtgtgatgacgtgttttgagatgtgtgtgtgtgtgtgtgtgtgtgtgtgtgtccgtgtccgcgtgtgtttgtgtgtgtgtgtccgctagggatgtaacgattcactcaactcccgatacgattcaattcacgatactgggttcacgatacgattcgctcatgatttattttacaaaatgggactgtagacagatgatgactgaaaatattcctttattttttttaaatactgtaatgttttcctttatttttcattgtcaaaagaattctttgataaactattcaaaacaacgcaatttaactaaaataaatcctgaatgaaataaataaaggaataatacaaatgaagaagaagcgtattaatttaaattctggttctacagtaaacaatgtaaaactgcataatagttctttttctttttaaaactgcaacggaaaatgtattttgtgccttaacaattggactttaaaaaaaacagtcattgtactatatttacatcagatattagtttcgaccagcagagggcgctggtaacccattggtcggttggcatgcagcaattctagcagtgaagaagagatgctatgctaacagacggagctaatagaaaaacatgacttttacagatattcacgtaatattacagatattttttcagtgctaaaggcgtaagaaatcatttatgaacatgtttatgagtagtaggcga from Gouania willdenowi chromosome 9, fGouWil2.1, whole genome shotgun sequence encodes:
- the LOC114469486 gene encoding vacuolar protein sorting-associated protein 33A-like, which produces MAAHLSYGRVNLNILREAARKELREFLDKCAGSKAIVWDEYLTGPFGLIAQYSLLKEHEVEKMFTLKSGRLPPADVKNIIFFVRPRLELMDIIADNVLSEDKMHSPREFHILFVPRRSMLCEQRLKEQCVLGSFNNIDEYILDLIPYDGDLLSMEYESAFRECYLENDQTSLFHTAKGLMTLQALYGTIPQIFGKGDCARHVANMMLRMKREFAGTQNQILPVFDTLLLLDRNVDLLTPLATQLTYEGLIDEIYGINNGYVKLPPEKFSQKKQGEASKDLPIESKKLQLNSAEELYGEIRDKNFNAVGAALSKKAKVISAAFEERHNAKTVGEIKQFVSQLPHMQAARSSLANHTSIAELIKDITSALITLCYV